A window of Pirellula sp. SH-Sr6A contains these coding sequences:
- a CDS encoding fumarylacetoacetate hydrolase family protein, with translation MRLVRFARPDESIGWGLQVQYGIQDLTLADPTLPLSTVELISKWKTYLPRIQSLAKKLGTSEQPLRILCPLDTPRKILCIGLNYRDHAIETKAPIPDEPIVFCKMPTAMIGPDSPIVLPPVSHEVDFEAELVLVIGHTMKSVTEADATAGIFGYSVGHDVSARDWQKGKPGKQWFLGKSFDTFAPLGPSIVTADEVPDTSCLRIQCRINGETMQDSTTRELIFHPAQLVAYISQVMTLDPGDVIYTGTPPGVGMARTPPRFLRDGDVVEIEIESVGVLSNPVVQG, from the coding sequence ATGCGGCTTGTTCGTTTCGCCCGGCCCGATGAGTCCATCGGCTGGGGTTTGCAGGTTCAGTACGGAATCCAAGACCTCACGCTCGCCGATCCCACGCTTCCTCTCTCGACCGTCGAATTGATTTCCAAGTGGAAGACTTACCTTCCACGTATCCAAAGCCTGGCGAAGAAACTGGGGACAAGCGAGCAACCGCTGCGCATCCTTTGCCCCCTCGATACCCCTCGCAAGATCCTGTGTATCGGACTCAACTACCGAGACCATGCTATCGAGACCAAGGCTCCCATCCCCGATGAGCCGATTGTTTTCTGCAAGATGCCGACCGCGATGATCGGCCCAGATTCCCCGATTGTCTTGCCCCCTGTCAGCCACGAAGTGGACTTCGAGGCCGAACTTGTGCTCGTGATCGGACATACCATGAAATCGGTGACCGAAGCCGATGCGACGGCAGGCATTTTCGGTTATTCGGTCGGGCACGATGTTTCAGCGCGCGATTGGCAAAAAGGGAAACCTGGCAAGCAGTGGTTCCTTGGAAAGTCCTTCGACACGTTCGCGCCTCTTGGACCTTCGATCGTGACGGCGGATGAAGTTCCCGACACGAGCTGTCTTCGCATCCAATGCCGCATCAATGGCGAAACGATGCAAGACTCGACGACCCGCGAACTCATCTTCCACCCCGCCCAATTGGTCGCGTATATCTCCCAGGTCATGACGCTGGACCCAGGCGACGTCATCTATACCGGTACTCCCCCTGGAGTCGGCATGGCCCGCACTCCCCCTCGTTTTCTGCGTGACGGGGACGTGGTCGAGATCGAGATCGAATCCGTCGGGGTCCTTAGCAATCCAGTCGTCCAAGGTTAA
- a CDS encoding rhodanese-like domain-containing protein has translation MRHETRKRGIGSGWPGSSACCEKIQVSVEWRLLRFSVLTKPPRSSVDLMAKQHAPRFLALVESIRSSVRECTIDQLKRKIDAQESFHLIDVREESEFAAGHIPGAVHLGKGIIERDIEATIPDIHAPILLYCGGGFRSALAADNLAKMGYTDVTSVDGGWRGWTDAGYPTTK, from the coding sequence ATGAGACACGAGACCCGTAAAAGAGGTATCGGCAGCGGATGGCCCGGTTCTTCAGCCTGTTGCGAAAAAATTCAAGTTTCGGTCGAATGGCGTCTGTTACGGTTTAGCGTCCTTACCAAACCCCCTCGGAGCAGCGTCGATCTTATGGCCAAGCAGCATGCACCCCGGTTTCTCGCATTGGTGGAGAGTATCCGCTCGAGCGTTCGCGAATGCACCATCGACCAGCTCAAACGAAAGATCGATGCCCAGGAGTCCTTTCACTTGATCGACGTGCGAGAAGAAAGCGAATTCGCCGCGGGACATATCCCAGGAGCTGTGCATCTGGGGAAAGGAATTATTGAAAGAGACATCGAAGCGACGATTCCTGACATCCACGCACCGATTCTCCTTTACTGCGGTGGAGGGTTTCGATCCGCTTTGGCCGCCGATAACTTGGCTAAGATGGGCTATACCGATGTGACCAGCGTGGACGGGGGATGGCGAGGATGGACCGACGCCGGTTACCCGACCACCAAGTAA
- the infC gene encoding translation initiation factor IF-3, whose amino-acid sequence MQTRVNNQIRISPVRVIGPDGTQYGVIPTDEALNRARDAGLDLVEVAPNEKPPVCRIMDFGKYKYEKSKKAGGKTHQTKTKEIRLRPKTGDHDVETKVRQAIGFLKHKDKVQVSVIFRGREMAHVDEGRRVMESVLQELAEYSKIEQPPLQQGKKMIAMVAPK is encoded by the coding sequence ATTCAAACGCGAGTCAACAATCAGATCCGTATTTCTCCAGTGCGGGTTATCGGTCCCGACGGCACCCAGTATGGGGTGATCCCGACCGACGAAGCACTCAATCGGGCTCGCGACGCTGGTTTGGATCTTGTCGAAGTGGCTCCCAACGAGAAGCCACCCGTGTGCCGAATCATGGACTTCGGCAAATACAAATACGAGAAGAGCAAGAAAGCGGGGGGGAAGACCCACCAAACGAAGACCAAAGAAATTCGTTTGAGACCCAAGACGGGGGACCACGACGTGGAAACCAAGGTCCGCCAAGCCATCGGATTCTTAAAGCACAAAGACAAGGTGCAGGTTTCGGTTATTTTCCGCGGTCGCGAAATGGCGCACGTGGATGAAGGTCGTCGCGTCATGGAGAGCGTTCTGCAAGAGCTCGCGGAGTACTCCAAAATCGAGCAACCACCGTTGCAACAAGGCAAGAAGATGATTGCGATGGTCGCTCCTAAGTAG
- the ispE gene encoding 4-(cytidine 5'-diphospho)-2-C-methyl-D-erythritol kinase → MRVESRAGGYKVTVPCKINLFLEVLGKRSDGYHDLDTVMLAVSLCDELTFLPDRSGKFRLEVSFEDGHPLSDTDPAWNVPGDERNLVVRAMRLLVDRLSVEPFTQDHDASKSLGGSIHLHKRIPSMAGLGGGSADAAAALCLALLALAPSLDSMPRAWDRLLQCARELGSDINFFLEGANQNDCWLAHCHGRGEKVKPLAGNLSDWSIVLAHPPVGCGTAEVFSKVRVIGREQRSPAKLIKALSCNNAEEAGKELYNALEYPANQVTDWISRAGRWIDRYDQFGQALSGSGSARFCLCRSWEQAERVARELQSQCAVRAYAVRPWCQPHPKGFTQIAAGRSP, encoded by the coding sequence ATGCGTGTCGAATCCCGCGCCGGTGGCTACAAAGTCACCGTGCCGTGCAAGATCAATCTCTTTCTCGAAGTGCTCGGGAAGCGATCCGATGGTTACCACGACCTGGACACCGTCATGCTCGCCGTCTCCCTTTGCGACGAACTTACCTTCCTGCCTGATCGATCGGGAAAATTCCGGCTTGAAGTGTCCTTCGAAGATGGGCATCCACTATCCGATACCGATCCGGCATGGAATGTTCCTGGCGACGAACGCAATCTAGTCGTTCGAGCCATGCGATTGCTCGTCGATCGACTAAGTGTCGAGCCGTTCACCCAGGATCACGATGCCTCCAAGAGTCTCGGTGGATCGATCCATCTCCACAAGCGGATTCCCTCGATGGCGGGCCTGGGAGGGGGAAGTGCCGATGCGGCAGCAGCCCTCTGTCTTGCGCTGCTGGCCTTAGCCCCATCGCTTGATTCCATGCCTCGCGCGTGGGATCGGTTGCTGCAATGCGCGAGGGAGCTTGGGAGCGACATCAATTTCTTTTTGGAAGGGGCCAATCAGAACGATTGTTGGTTAGCCCACTGCCACGGTCGGGGAGAGAAAGTCAAACCTTTGGCCGGGAATCTATCCGATTGGTCGATCGTGCTCGCCCATCCCCCGGTGGGCTGCGGAACTGCGGAGGTTTTTTCGAAAGTACGCGTAATAGGGAGAGAACAGCGTTCGCCCGCAAAGCTTATCAAGGCGCTATCATGCAATAATGCCGAGGAAGCCGGTAAAGAGCTTTACAATGCATTGGAGTACCCAGCGAATCAGGTCACTGACTGGATTTCGCGTGCGGGTAGATGGATTGATCGTTATGATCAGTTCGGTCAAGCCTTATCCGGGAGCGGTTCAGCCCGATTTTGCTTGTGCCGAAGCTGGGAACAAGCCGAGAGAGTAGCTAGGGAATTGCAGAGTCAGTGTGCCGTGCGCGCTTACGCAGTGCGACCATGGTGCCAGCCACATCCAAAGGGGTTCACGCAGATCGCAGCGGGGCGATCCCCATAG
- a CDS encoding FliA/WhiG family RNA polymerase sigma factor, producing the protein MATTVASNIDIADVWNKFKADPSNVDLRNILIERYMPLVRFNGERLRAKLPEGVELDDLISAGIFGLMDAIDAFDMERGVKFETYCVPRIRGAMLDELRTMDWVPRLVRSKASKLNEATKLLEAKYGRAPTTHELSAYMGISIDELEKMKSDAAAVGLVSLNKKWYETDSYKDVREIDVLEDKRSEDPTRRISKSDLMRLVTKGLNRNERLIIILYYYEELTMKEIGATLDLSESRVSQMHTSIVQRLQEQLGRRRVEMG; encoded by the coding sequence ATGGCGACCACTGTAGCATCGAATATCGACATTGCGGACGTTTGGAATAAATTCAAAGCGGATCCAAGCAATGTGGATTTGAGAAATATTCTCATCGAACGCTACATGCCTCTCGTACGTTTCAACGGCGAACGTCTCCGAGCCAAACTTCCCGAGGGAGTCGAGCTGGACGATCTGATCAGCGCTGGTATCTTTGGTCTCATGGATGCCATCGATGCCTTTGACATGGAACGAGGCGTGAAGTTCGAAACCTATTGCGTCCCCCGAATCCGCGGTGCGATGCTCGATGAACTCCGAACAATGGACTGGGTTCCACGGTTGGTTCGGAGCAAAGCGAGCAAGCTGAACGAAGCCACCAAATTGCTCGAAGCCAAATATGGCCGTGCTCCTACCACGCACGAGCTGTCGGCCTACATGGGAATCTCCATCGACGAGCTTGAAAAGATGAAGAGCGATGCGGCCGCAGTCGGCTTGGTGTCTCTCAACAAGAAGTGGTACGAAACCGACAGCTACAAGGATGTCCGCGAAATCGACGTCCTCGAAGATAAACGGAGCGAAGACCCCACTCGCCGCATCAGCAAGAGCGATTTGATGCGATTGGTGACCAAGGGGCTCAATCGCAATGAGCGTCTCATCATCATCCTCTACTACTACGAGGAATTGACGATGAAAGAAATCGGTGCGACGCTCGATCTGAGCGAAAGCCGCGTTAGCCAAATGCACACCAGCATCGTTCAGCGATTGCAGGAACAATTGGGCCGCCGACGCGTGGAGATGGGCTAA
- a CDS encoding septation protein SpoVG family protein: MEITEVRIKLMEDSEDRLRAFCSITIDQCFVIRDLKIIEGTNGPFVAMPSRKMSARCGRCGNKNHLRSQYCNQCGARLRGPQDLRDVEGGNPNKLYADIAHPINQACRDLIQSSVIGEYMLELERAKLPGYKSRYDDEYADSGPEGNEGSMGGHSVPKPHMLERPPTSSSKHEDKKHFGDGIFEG, from the coding sequence ATGGAAATCACCGAGGTTCGAATCAAGTTGATGGAGGATTCCGAGGACCGGCTCCGAGCCTTCTGCTCGATCACGATCGATCAATGCTTCGTTATCCGAGATTTGAAGATTATCGAAGGAACCAACGGACCGTTCGTCGCGATGCCGAGCCGGAAAATGTCCGCTCGATGCGGTCGTTGCGGAAATAAGAACCATCTGCGCAGCCAGTACTGCAACCAATGCGGCGCACGGCTTCGTGGCCCGCAGGATTTGCGCGACGTCGAAGGGGGGAACCCTAACAAACTCTACGCGGACATCGCTCACCCCATTAACCAAGCTTGCAGGGATCTCATTCAAAGCTCGGTCATCGGCGAATACATGCTCGAACTGGAGCGTGCCAAATTGCCCGGGTACAAATCCAGGTACGACGACGAGTATGCCGATAGCGGGCCTGAAGGAAATGAAGGTTCGATGGGCGGTCACAGCGTCCCGAAGCCCCATATGTTAGAGCGGCCGCCAACCTCCAGCTCCAAGCACGAGGACAAAAAACACTTCGGCGACGGGATCTTTGAAGGCTAA